One genomic window of Corallococcus caeni includes the following:
- a CDS encoding DUF1801 domain-containing protein, which produces MASSDQATGAAASRLIDQRILDLGDWRGETLARMRALILEADPEMIEEWKWMGVPVWSHNGIVCTGESYKKAVKLTFMKGASVPDPKGLFNSSLEGNTRRAIDIHEGEKVDARAFKALVKAAVALNGPPKKKR; this is translated from the coding sequence ATGGCTAGCAGTGACCAGGCCACCGGAGCCGCCGCATCCCGGCTCATCGACCAGCGCATCCTCGACCTGGGGGACTGGCGCGGGGAGACCCTGGCCCGCATGCGGGCGCTCATCCTGGAGGCCGACCCGGAGATGATCGAGGAGTGGAAGTGGATGGGCGTCCCGGTCTGGTCGCACAACGGGATCGTCTGCACCGGGGAGTCGTACAAGAAGGCCGTGAAGCTCACCTTCATGAAGGGAGCCAGCGTCCCGGACCCCAAGGGCCTCTTCAACTCCAGCCTGGAGGGCAACACGCGCCGGGCCATCGACATCCATGAAGGGGAGAAGGTCGACGCGCGTGCCTTCAAGGCGCTGGTGAAGGCCGCGGTGGCGCTGAACGGTCCGCCGAAGAAGAAGCGGTAG
- a CDS encoding class I SAM-dependent methyltransferase — MHDKPGALDTASLHQVRADIKSGALRGDAFRELLLSIPAPERDSWVDALLGFEEPPPDIANLPRGAVPYLPSGVSEILAMVDEVPLRRESAFVDLGSGLGRVVILAHLLSGARAQGVELQEPLVHRARARCAELALPGVSFVHANAADIELDGSVFFLYAPFNGEMLSAVLRRLEDVARRRSIVICTVDLELHGVPWLRERKTEKVSLTLYDSCVRGVPLR, encoded by the coding sequence ATGCACGACAAGCCCGGCGCCTTGGACACGGCCTCACTGCATCAGGTGCGCGCCGACATCAAGTCCGGCGCGCTGCGCGGAGACGCGTTCCGCGAGCTCCTTCTCTCGATACCCGCTCCTGAGCGGGACAGTTGGGTCGACGCGCTGCTCGGGTTCGAGGAGCCGCCGCCAGACATCGCGAACCTCCCACGCGGGGCGGTGCCCTATCTGCCGAGCGGTGTGAGCGAGATCCTCGCGATGGTGGACGAGGTGCCGCTCCGACGCGAGAGCGCGTTCGTCGACCTCGGGTCAGGACTGGGGCGCGTGGTGATCCTCGCCCACCTGTTGTCCGGGGCGCGAGCGCAGGGCGTGGAGCTCCAGGAGCCGCTCGTCCACCGCGCCAGGGCACGCTGCGCCGAGCTTGCCCTCCCCGGCGTCTCGTTCGTCCACGCCAACGCCGCCGACATCGAACTCGATGGGTCGGTGTTCTTCCTGTACGCCCCCTTCAACGGCGAGATGCTGTCCGCCGTGCTCCGCCGCCTGGAGGACGTCGCCCGGAGGAGATCCATCGTCATCTGCACGGTGGACCTCGAGCTACATGGCGTGCCCTGGCTGCGGGAAAGGAAGACCGAGAAGGTCTCGCTGACGCTCTACGACTCGTGCGTGCGCGGCGTCCCCCTTCGCTGA
- a CDS encoding SH3 domain-containing protein, translating to MRVFSLVMMGATASLGACATPSTLAVSPSGVPAFSEDMLSPGFWIRRAPSPDAVLLDADQVTAKRLRAFEPDGGLMDLKRLPATLTRAQVAGWVGEAQRTPIQAAIDEQGRPVTEAMLDELRQNAAAGHIPEASAARYGLSVRRTHLRSLPSDRQFFASEDLRDYESLQAGILFPGEPVVIAHQSADQQWLFVVTTQGPAWVKRGDIAEGTADAVFSYVAKAPGRVVTGDQVRTVFTPEAPEVSELELDMGVALPLANVAPGEPVNGASSYASWPVLLPVRGQDGTLAFKSALLRRTADTAPGYLPLTRANILRQAFKFLGERYGWGHQFNARDCSGLTSEVYRGMGLVLPPNSGMQGKSAALNHRLFTAQDSHAERVRALEQAQVGDLVVVPGHVLMIIGHLDGEPYVIQDVPYAVFKDPATQQLRKTKLNQVSVTPLLPLYADDTTLYVDAMTSLVHVTQP from the coding sequence ATGCGGGTGTTCTCGCTCGTCATGATGGGAGCCACCGCCAGTCTTGGTGCCTGCGCCACGCCGTCCACGCTCGCCGTGTCTCCGTCCGGGGTGCCCGCGTTCAGCGAGGACATGCTGTCGCCCGGGTTCTGGATCCGCCGCGCGCCATCTCCCGATGCGGTGCTGCTCGATGCCGACCAGGTGACGGCGAAGCGCCTGCGCGCGTTCGAACCGGATGGCGGGCTGATGGACCTGAAGCGCCTCCCGGCCACGCTGACGCGGGCACAGGTCGCAGGCTGGGTCGGGGAGGCGCAGCGGACGCCCATCCAGGCGGCCATCGACGAACAGGGCCGGCCGGTGACGGAGGCGATGCTCGACGAGCTGCGCCAGAACGCCGCGGCCGGGCACATCCCCGAAGCCTCCGCCGCGCGCTACGGCCTCAGCGTGCGGCGCACGCACCTGCGGTCACTTCCGTCCGACCGCCAGTTCTTCGCTTCGGAGGACCTGCGCGACTACGAGAGCCTGCAGGCCGGCATCCTGTTCCCGGGTGAGCCGGTCGTCATCGCGCATCAGAGCGCGGACCAGCAATGGCTGTTCGTCGTGACGACGCAGGGTCCCGCGTGGGTCAAGCGCGGCGATATCGCGGAGGGCACGGCGGACGCGGTGTTCTCGTACGTGGCCAAGGCGCCCGGGCGTGTCGTCACGGGCGACCAGGTGCGCACGGTCTTCACGCCGGAAGCGCCAGAGGTGTCCGAGCTCGAGCTCGACATGGGTGTCGCGCTGCCGTTGGCGAACGTGGCGCCCGGCGAGCCCGTCAACGGCGCTAGCAGCTATGCGTCGTGGCCGGTGCTGTTGCCGGTGCGCGGGCAGGACGGCACGCTGGCGTTCAAGAGCGCGCTGCTGCGCCGGACCGCCGACACCGCGCCAGGCTATCTGCCGCTGACGCGCGCCAACATCCTCCGCCAGGCGTTCAAGTTCCTTGGCGAGCGCTACGGGTGGGGCCACCAGTTCAATGCACGCGATTGCAGCGGCCTGACCAGTGAGGTGTACCGCGGCATGGGTCTGGTCCTACCCCCCAACTCCGGGATGCAGGGGAAGAGCGCTGCGCTGAACCACCGCCTCTTCACGGCGCAGGACTCACACGCCGAGCGGGTGCGAGCACTGGAACAGGCGCAGGTGGGCGACCTCGTCGTCGTCCCCGGCCACGTCTTGATGATCATCGGCCACCTGGATGGCGAGCCCTACGTCATCCAGGACGTCCCCTACGCCGTGTTCAAGGACCCGGCCACGCAGCAGCTCCGCAAGACGAAGCTGAACCAGGTCTCGGTCACTCCCCTGCTGCCGCTGTACGCGGATGACACGACCCTGTACGTGGATGCGATGACCAGCCTCGTGCACGTCACGCAGCCATAG
- a CDS encoding M48 family metallopeptidase produces the protein MASARNSPGFVRGYVLPALLLFALPLLGLWFSGHASDRYDADVLEAVKKQLDQDMSLSDADRQEAFAFYRDVPASAACLGDDVELTRYRNSLGDACSDLKQFQWAHLASWLLLALGLAATAVALLCGLAAFISRPFQYGGFLVGWHVLRVSSALQVLGQGALLVWLSYWMTALWTQRYYPKLILLMAGVAAIAVFVVVVAIFSRPSMDFEVEAEELPEERAPELWACVRGLCERLKTSPPDHILAGIDTNFFVTEHEVRVGGRVLSGRTLFVSVSLLRTLERSEAEAVLAHEMGHLLGGDTGHGKRLAPMLSRFGHYLQTLHEGGMTQPIFYFMRAYRGLFELSLGRSRRASELAADRLAAGVTSGQDIARSLVKVGAYASFRARVEEKLFAEDTRHHSVAIAQRVAHGFSEYARSEAVHDDLQRAVTPHPFDSHPPLSARMENVGVHLKPADMAQALLEPVTSSWVDAIVDAEAIEARLWAVYEERFAQAHDLALACRYEPATDEERQLVEKHFPPRVFEGKEDGYEVRMDYAQVTCTEWEQPVLFDQVATASTAERLFKQYLDLDVIGEGRFTSRRSICLSKLQEPDAVLQAFQNYLGRHRYMKAHRPDSQAA, from the coding sequence ATGGCCTCCGCTCGGAACTCCCCTGGTTTTGTCCGCGGCTACGTGCTGCCTGCGCTGCTGCTCTTTGCCCTGCCGCTGCTCGGGCTCTGGTTCTCCGGTCATGCTTCCGACCGCTACGACGCGGACGTGCTCGAAGCCGTCAAGAAGCAGCTGGACCAGGACATGTCATTGAGCGACGCGGACCGGCAGGAGGCGTTCGCCTTCTACCGCGACGTCCCCGCGTCAGCGGCCTGTCTGGGCGACGACGTGGAGTTGACGCGCTACCGCAACAGCCTGGGCGATGCGTGCTCGGACCTGAAGCAGTTCCAGTGGGCCCATCTCGCCTCCTGGCTCCTGCTGGCGCTCGGGCTCGCCGCCACGGCGGTCGCGCTCCTGTGCGGCCTGGCGGCGTTCATCTCACGCCCCTTCCAGTACGGCGGCTTCCTGGTGGGCTGGCACGTGCTGCGCGTCTCCAGCGCGCTCCAGGTGCTGGGGCAGGGCGCCCTGCTCGTGTGGCTCTCCTATTGGATGACCGCGCTGTGGACCCAGCGCTACTACCCGAAGCTCATCCTCCTCATGGCCGGCGTGGCCGCCATCGCCGTGTTCGTGGTGGTCGTGGCCATCTTCAGCCGCCCGTCCATGGACTTCGAGGTGGAGGCGGAGGAGCTCCCCGAGGAGCGGGCCCCGGAGCTGTGGGCCTGCGTGCGCGGGCTGTGCGAGCGGCTGAAGACGTCCCCGCCCGACCACATCCTCGCGGGCATCGACACCAACTTCTTCGTCACCGAGCATGAGGTGCGCGTGGGCGGGCGCGTGCTGTCGGGCCGCACGCTCTTCGTGAGCGTGTCCCTGCTGCGCACGCTGGAGCGCTCCGAGGCGGAGGCGGTGCTGGCGCACGAGATGGGGCACCTCCTGGGCGGTGACACGGGGCACGGCAAGCGGCTGGCGCCCATGCTGTCGCGCTTCGGCCACTACCTGCAGACGCTGCACGAGGGCGGCATGACGCAGCCCATCTTCTATTTCATGAGGGCCTACCGCGGGCTGTTCGAGCTGTCGTTGGGCCGCAGCCGGCGCGCCAGTGAGCTCGCGGCGGACCGGCTGGCGGCGGGGGTGACGTCGGGGCAGGACATCGCCCGCTCGTTGGTGAAGGTGGGCGCGTACGCCAGCTTCCGTGCGCGCGTGGAGGAGAAGCTCTTCGCCGAGGATACGCGGCACCACTCAGTGGCCATCGCGCAGCGGGTCGCGCACGGCTTCTCCGAGTATGCCCGGTCCGAGGCGGTGCACGACGACCTGCAGCGCGCCGTGACGCCCCATCCCTTCGACTCCCATCCGCCCCTGTCCGCGCGCATGGAGAACGTGGGCGTCCACCTCAAGCCCGCGGACATGGCGCAGGCGCTCCTGGAGCCCGTGACGTCCTCGTGGGTGGACGCCATCGTGGACGCGGAGGCCATCGAGGCGCGGCTGTGGGCCGTCTATGAGGAGCGCTTCGCCCAGGCCCATGACCTGGCACTCGCCTGCCGCTACGAACCGGCCACGGACGAGGAGCGGCAGCTCGTGGAGAAGCACTTCCCGCCCCGGGTCTTCGAGGGCAAGGAGGACGGCTACGAGGTGCGCATGGACTACGCGCAGGTGACCTGCACGGAATGGGAGCAGCCCGTCCTGTTCGACCAGGTCGCTACCGCCTCCACCGCCGAGCGCCTGTTCAAGCAGTACCTGGACCTGGATGTCATTGGGGAAGGCCGCTTCACCAGCCGGCGCTCCATCTGCCTGAGCAAGCTCCAGGAGCCGGATGCGGTGCTCCAGGCCTTCCAGAACTACCTGGGACGCCACCGGTACATGAAGGCGCACCGCCCCGACTCGCAGGCGGCTTGA